From the Campylobacter volucris genome, the window CTCCTAAAACATAAGTTGGAGTGTTGTCTTTTGCTGGAGCACTCATGATAACTTTTTCTATACCATGATCTAAAAACCCTTGACATTTTTCTAAGGTTAAATGTGCTCCTGTGCATTCTAAAACAATTTGTGCTCCATATTTTGCAAAATCTAAATCCGCTACATTTCTGCTTTTTAAAACTTTTATTTTTTTATTATCAATAATTAAATCATCTCCATCATTTTCAACACTACCTTCATATACTCCATGCACTGTGTCGTATTTAAAAAGATATTTAGTAAGTTCTATATCGGTAGTATCATTGATCGCTACAAGTTCTATATCATCGCGTTTCATGATAATCCTTGCAACACATCTTCCAATGCGTCCAAAACCATTTATTGCAACTTTTACAGCCATTTTCATTTCCTTTTTATGATTAAGTGCTAAAATTCTACTAAAAAAAGGTTAAAATTTTATATGAAAATCGCACTTTTTGGAGGTAGTTTTGATCCGCCTCATTTAGGACATAATGCTATCGTATTTAATGCTTTGGAATATTTAGATATTAATAAATTAGTCATTATGCCAACTTTTATTAGTCCTTTTAAGCAAAAATTTACCGCTAATGAGCAAATGCGTTTAAAATGGTGTGAGGCAGTTTGGGCAAATATACCAAAAGTAGAAATTTGTGATTTTGAAATTTTAAAACAAAGACCTGTGCCTAGTATAGAAAGTGTAGATTTTTTATATCAAAAATATGAAATTTCAAAATTTTATTTAATTTTAGGTGCTGATCATTTAAAAAATTTACACCAATGGCATGAATTTGAAAGATTGCAAAATTTGGTAGAATTCGTCATAGCAAAAAGAGATAATATATTTATCCCTAAAGAATTTAAAACCTTAGATACTAAAGTAGATATTTCTTCATCTTTTATAAGGCAAACTTTGCAAACAACTCAAGTTTGTGAGCAAATCAAAGAAGAGGTTAAGCTTTGTTATTCTAAATTTAAAAACACTTAGAAAAAGGAAGAAAATGCAAGAAAGAATTGATAATATAGTTCAAATTTTAGATGATAAAAAAGCAGATTTAATAGAAACTTTTGATATGCAAGATAAAGATTATTTTGTTAAATTTGTAGTGATTGCTACTACTATGGGAGAAAGACATGCGCTTTCTTTGATTGATGATTTAAAAACCAATCTTAAAAGTAAGGGTGAGGAATTTTTAAATATAGAAAGTAGTGAAGAATGGACTGTGCTTGATTTAGGTGATATTTTAATTCATTTGATGAGTGAAACTTATAGAGCAAAATATAATATAGAA encodes:
- the rsfS gene encoding ribosome silencing factor codes for the protein MQERIDNIVQILDDKKADLIETFDMQDKDYFVKFVVIATTMGERHALSLIDDLKTNLKSKGEEFLNIESSEEWTVLDLGDILIHLMSETYRAKYNIEEFLKSLNKESQN
- the nadD gene encoding nicotinate (nicotinamide) nucleotide adenylyltransferase encodes the protein MKIALFGGSFDPPHLGHNAIVFNALEYLDINKLVIMPTFISPFKQKFTANEQMRLKWCEAVWANIPKVEICDFEILKQRPVPSIESVDFLYQKYEISKFYLILGADHLKNLHQWHEFERLQNLVEFVIAKRDNIFIPKEFKTLDTKVDISSSFIRQTLQTTQVCEQIKEEVKLCYSKFKNT